The Merismopedia glauca CCAP 1448/3 genome contains a region encoding:
- a CDS encoding serine/threonine-protein kinase → MKVKSRYHLLKLLNSDALSKTFLAVDEGEEIPQKCVTKQLKISSQNLVNFELTESEKLTIQRINQSGFFPNIIDVFLENERLYIVTEFIEGVNLEEILENQGVFNESQLWRSLNELLPALNWLHESNLIHQNIKPTNIIRTNINNRYRLLDINLSQLLPQTFSKLGLNSFLSAEYSAPEQLKGEAVFASDLYSLGVICIHLLTGVTPFELFDAANNCWIWQDYLPTKTSGDFERVINKLIANDRARRFSSATEILKAINPDPLAYLVAKPQDRSVKSEAGKWEGVETLYLVKSGSGSINSVALNPQGNITAAARDDKNIELWNLTSKSQISTLVGHKSAVRAVAFSLDGKAIASGSDDKTVKLWNVETGKEIITLTGHTNSIRSVVYSPCGNFLASGSWDKTIKLWQVDNFREICTIPGHKLQVNAVDFSPDGKLLASASCDRTVNLWDISSLDAPKLVSKLTKHLWAVLAIAFHPHQAILATASDDKTINLWNYETNQLINTISAHSWSVVSLAFTPDGSTLISGSLDSKIKLWLVNTGAEIATLLGHTDAVHSICVSLDSQTIISGSKDQNIKLWQHLN, encoded by the coding sequence ATGAAAGTTAAATCCCGTTACCATCTACTGAAATTACTTAATTCGGATGCTTTGAGTAAAACTTTTTTGGCTGTAGATGAGGGTGAAGAAATTCCTCAAAAGTGTGTAACTAAACAGTTAAAAATTTCCTCTCAAAATCTAGTTAATTTCGAGTTGACTGAATCTGAAAAACTAACTATCCAAAGAATCAATCAATCTGGTTTTTTCCCCAATATTATAGATGTATTTCTGGAAAATGAGAGATTGTATATAGTCACAGAATTTATTGAAGGAGTTAATTTAGAGGAAATTTTAGAAAATCAAGGAGTTTTCAATGAATCACAACTTTGGCGATCGCTCAATGAGTTGTTACCAGCTTTAAATTGGTTGCATGAATCTAATCTGATTCATCAAAATATCAAACCTACTAATATCATCAGAACTAATATTAATAATCGCTACAGATTACTCGATATAAATCTATCTCAATTACTTCCTCAGACTTTTAGTAAATTAGGTTTAAATAGTTTTCTTAGTGCTGAGTATAGCGCTCCCGAACAATTGAAAGGAGAAGCAGTTTTTGCTAGCGATTTGTATAGCTTGGGAGTCATTTGTATTCATTTGCTAACTGGAGTAACGCCTTTTGAATTATTTGATGCTGCGAACAATTGTTGGATTTGGCAAGATTATTTACCAACTAAAACTAGTGGCGATTTTGAGCGAGTAATAAATAAATTAATTGCTAACGATCGCGCTCGAAGATTTTCATCAGCTACAGAAATTTTAAAAGCGATTAATCCCGATCCTCTGGCTTATCTAGTTGCTAAACCCCAAGATAGATCGGTAAAATCTGAAGCAGGGAAATGGGAAGGTGTCGAAACTTTATATCTGGTAAAATCTGGATCTGGTAGTATCAATTCAGTTGCTTTAAATCCTCAAGGAAATATAACTGCGGCAGCAAGAGACGATAAAAATATTGAATTATGGAATCTAACTAGTAAGTCACAAATATCTACTTTAGTAGGACATAAGAGTGCTGTCAGAGCCGTAGCTTTTAGTCTTGATGGCAAAGCTATTGCCTCTGGTAGCGATGACAAAACTGTGAAATTATGGAATGTCGAAACTGGTAAAGAAATTATCACTTTGACGGGACATACTAATAGTATTCGATCCGTTGTGTATAGTCCTTGTGGTAATTTTCTAGCGAGTGGCAGTTGGGACAAAACTATTAAGTTGTGGCAAGTTGACAACTTTCGAGAAATTTGTACAATTCCAGGACATAAATTACAAGTTAATGCGGTAGATTTTAGTCCAGATGGTAAATTATTAGCGAGTGCAAGTTGCGATCGCACTGTAAATTTGTGGGATATTAGTTCACTAGATGCACCCAAATTAGTATCTAAGTTGACCAAACATTTATGGGCAGTTTTAGCCATTGCTTTTCATCCTCATCAAGCAATTTTAGCCACAGCTAGTGATGATAAAACTATAAACTTATGGAATTATGAAACTAATCAACTAATTAATACTATTTCGGCTCATTCTTGGTCAGTAGTTTCTCTAGCCTTCACTCCGGATGGATCGACTTTAATTAGTGGAAGTTTAGATAGTAAAATTAAACTGTGGCTAGTTAATAC